In one window of Escherichia coli DSM 30083 = JCM 1649 = ATCC 11775 DNA:
- the rpoB gene encoding DNA-directed RNA polymerase subunit beta, giving the protein MVYSYTEKKRIRKDFGKRPQVLDVPYLLSIQLDSFQKFIEQDPEGQYGLEAAFRSVFPIQSYSGNSELQYVSYRLGEPVFDVQECQIRGVTYSAPLRVKLRLVIYEREAPEGTVKDIKEQEVYMGEIPLMTDNGTFVINGTERVIVSQLHRSPGVFFDSDKGKTHSSGKVLYNARIIPYRGSWLDFEFDPKDNLFVRIDRRRKLPATIILRALNYTTEQILDLFFEKVIFEIRDNKLQMELVPERLRGETASFDIEANGKVYVEKGRRITARHIRQLEKDDVKLIEVPVEYIAGKVVAKDYIDESTGELICAANMELSLDLLAKLSQSGHKRIETLFTNDLDHGPYISETLRVDPTNDRLSALVEIYRMMRPGEPPTREAAESLFENLFFSEDRYDLSAVGRMKFNRSLLREEIEGSGILSKDDIIDVMKKLIDIRNGKGEVDDIDHLGNRRIRSVGEMAENQFRVGLVRVERAVKERLSLGDLDTLMPQDMINAKPISAAVKEFFGSSQLSQFMDQNNPLSEITHKRRISALGPGGLTRERAGFEVRDVHPTHYGRVCPIETPEGPNIGLINSLSVYAQTNEYGFLETPYRKVTDGVVTDEIHYLSAIEEGNYVIAQANSNLDEEGHFVEDLVTCRSKGESSLFSRDQVDYMDVSTQQVVSVGASLIPFLEHDDANRALMGANMQRQAVPTLRADKPLVGTGMERAVAVDSGVTAVAKRGGVVQYVDASRIVIKVNEDEMYPGEAGIDIYNLTKYTRSNQNTCINQMPCVSLGEPVERGDVLADGPSTDLGELALGQNMRVAFMPWNGYNFEDSILVSERVVQEDRFTTIHIQELACVSRDTKLGPEEITADIPNVGEAALSKLDESGIVYIGAEVTGGDILVGKVTPKGETQLTPEEKLLRAIFGEKASDVKDSSLRVPNGVSGTVIDVQVFTRDGVEKDKRALEIEEMQLKQAKKDLSEELQILEAGLFSRIRAVLVAGGVEAEKLDKLPRDRWLELGLTDEEKQNQLEQLAEQYDELKHEFEKKLEAKRRKITQGDDLAPGVLKIVKVYLAVKRRIQPGDKMAGRHGNKGVISKINPIEDMPYDENGTPVDIVLNPLGVPSRMNIGQILETHLGMAAKGIGDKINAMLKQQQEVAKLREFIQRAYDLGADVRQKVDLSTFSDEEVMRLAENLRKGMPIATPVFDGAKEAEIKELLKLGDLPTSGQIRLYDGRTGEQFERPVTVGYMYMLKLNHLVDDKMHARSTGSYSLVTQQPLGGKAQFGGQRFGEMEVWALEAYGAAYTLQEMLTVKSDDVNGRTKMYKNIVDGNHQMEPGMPESFNVLLKEIRSLGINIELEDE; this is encoded by the coding sequence ATGGTTTACTCCTATACCGAGAAAAAACGTATTCGTAAGGATTTTGGTAAACGTCCACAAGTTCTGGATGTACCTTATCTCCTTTCTATCCAGCTTGACTCGTTTCAGAAATTTATCGAGCAAGATCCTGAAGGGCAGTATGGTCTGGAAGCTGCTTTCCGTTCCGTATTCCCGATTCAGAGCTACAGCGGTAATTCCGAGCTGCAATACGTCAGCTACCGCCTTGGCGAACCGGTGTTTGACGTCCAGGAATGTCAAATCCGTGGCGTGACCTATTCCGCACCGCTGCGCGTTAAACTGCGTCTGGTGATCTATGAGCGCGAAGCGCCGGAAGGCACCGTAAAAGACATTAAAGAACAAGAAGTCTACATGGGCGAAATTCCGCTCATGACGGACAACGGTACCTTTGTTATCAACGGTACTGAGCGTGTTATCGTTTCCCAGCTGCACCGTAGTCCGGGGGTCTTTTTTGACTCCGACAAAGGTAAAACCCACTCTTCGGGTAAGGTGCTGTATAACGCGCGCATCATCCCTTACCGTGGTTCCTGGCTGGACTTCGAATTCGATCCGAAGGACAACCTGTTCGTACGTATCGACCGTCGCCGTAAACTACCTGCGACAATCATTCTGCGTGCCCTGAACTACACCACAGAGCAGATCCTCGACCTGTTCTTTGAAAAAGTTATCTTTGAAATCCGTGATAACAAGTTGCAGATGGAACTGGTGCCGGAACGCCTGCGTGGTGAAACCGCATCTTTTGACATCGAAGCTAACGGTAAAGTGTACGTAGAAAAAGGCCGCCGCATTACTGCGCGCCATATTCGCCAGCTGGAAAAAGACGACGTCAAGCTGATCGAAGTTCCGGTTGAGTACATCGCAGGTAAAGTGGTTGCTAAAGACTACATTGATGAGTCTACCGGCGAGCTGATCTGCGCAGCGAACATGGAGCTGAGCCTGGATCTGCTGGCTAAGCTGAGCCAGTCTGGTCATAAGCGTATCGAAACGCTGTTCACCAACGATCTGGATCACGGCCCATATATCTCTGAAACCTTACGTGTCGACCCAACTAACGACCGTCTGAGCGCACTGGTAGAAATCTACCGTATGATGCGCCCTGGCGAGCCGCCGACTCGTGAAGCTGCTGAAAGCCTGTTCGAGAACCTGTTCTTCTCCGAAGACCGCTATGACTTGTCTGCGGTTGGTCGTATGAAGTTCAACCGTTCTCTGCTGCGCGAAGAAATCGAAGGTTCCGGTATCCTGAGCAAAGACGACATCATTGATGTTATGAAAAAGCTCATCGATATCCGTAACGGTAAAGGCGAAGTTGATGATATCGACCACCTCGGCAACCGTCGTATCCGTTCTGTTGGCGAAATGGCGGAAAACCAGTTCCGCGTTGGCCTGGTACGTGTAGAGCGTGCGGTGAAAGAGCGTCTGTCTCTGGGCGATCTGGATACCCTGATGCCTCAGGATATGATCAACGCCAAGCCGATTTCCGCAGCAGTGAAAGAGTTCTTCGGTTCCAGCCAGCTGTCTCAGTTTATGGACCAGAACAACCCGCTGTCTGAGATTACGCACAAACGTCGTATCTCGGCACTCGGCCCAGGCGGTCTGACCCGTGAACGTGCAGGCTTCGAAGTTCGAGACGTACACCCGACTCACTACGGTCGCGTATGTCCAATCGAAACCCCTGAAGGTCCGAACATCGGTCTGATCAACTCCCTGTCCGTGTACGCACAGACTAACGAATACGGCTTCCTTGAGACTCCGTATCGTAAAGTGACCGACGGTGTTGTAACTGACGAAATTCACTATCTGTCTGCTATCGAAGAAGGCAACTACGTTATCGCCCAGGCGAACTCCAACCTGGATGAAGAAGGCCACTTCGTAGAAGACCTGGTAACTTGCCGTAGCAAAGGCGAATCCAGCTTGTTCAGCCGCGACCAGGTTGACTACATGGACGTATCCACCCAGCAGGTGGTATCCGTCGGTGCGTCCCTGATCCCGTTCCTGGAACACGATGACGCCAACCGTGCATTGATGGGTGCGAACATGCAACGTCAGGCCGTTCCGACTCTGCGTGCTGATAAGCCGCTGGTTGGTACGGGTATGGAACGTGCTGTTGCCGTTGACTCCGGTGTAACTGCGGTTGCTAAACGTGGTGGTGTCGTTCAGTACGTGGATGCTTCCCGTATCGTTATCAAAGTTAACGAAGACGAGATGTATCCGGGTGAAGCAGGTATCGACATCTACAACCTGACCAAGTACACCCGTTCTAACCAGAACACCTGTATCAACCAGATGCCGTGTGTGTCTCTGGGTGAACCGGTAGAACGCGGCGACGTGCTGGCAGACGGTCCGTCCACCGATCTCGGTGAACTGGCGCTTGGTCAGAACATGCGCGTAGCGTTCATGCCGTGGAATGGTTACAACTTCGAAGACTCCATCCTCGTATCCGAGCGTGTTGTTCAGGAAGACCGTTTCACCACCATCCATATTCAGGAACTGGCGTGTGTGTCCCGTGATACCAAGCTGGGGCCGGAAGAGATCACCGCTGACATCCCGAACGTGGGTGAAGCTGCTCTCTCCAAACTGGATGAATCCGGTATCGTTTACATTGGTGCGGAAGTGACCGGTGGCGACATTCTGGTTGGTAAGGTAACGCCGAAAGGTGAAACTCAGCTGACCCCAGAAGAAAAACTGCTGCGTGCGATCTTCGGTGAGAAAGCGTCTGACGTTAAAGACTCTTCTCTGCGCGTACCAAACGGTGTATCCGGTACGGTTATCGATGTTCAGGTCTTTACTCGCGATGGCGTAGAAAAAGACAAACGTGCGCTGGAAATCGAAGAAATGCAGCTCAAACAGGCGAAGAAAGACCTGTCTGAAGAACTGCAGATCCTCGAAGCGGGTCTGTTCAGCCGTATCCGTGCTGTGCTGGTAGCCGGTGGCGTTGAAGCTGAGAAACTCGACAAACTGCCGCGCGATCGCTGGCTGGAGCTGGGCCTGACCGACGAAGAGAAACAAAATCAGCTGGAACAGCTGGCTGAGCAGTATGACGAACTGAAACACGAGTTCGAGAAGAAACTCGAAGCGAAACGCCGCAAAATCACCCAGGGCGACGATCTGGCACCGGGCGTGCTGAAGATTGTTAAGGTATATCTGGCGGTTAAACGCCGTATCCAGCCTGGTGACAAGATGGCAGGCCGTCATGGTAACAAGGGTGTAATTTCTAAGATCAACCCGATCGAAGATATGCCTTACGATGAAAACGGTACTCCGGTAGACATCGTACTGAACCCGCTGGGCGTACCGTCTCGTATGAACATTGGTCAGATCCTCGAAACCCACCTGGGTATGGCTGCGAAAGGTATCGGCGACAAGATCAACGCCATGCTGAAACAGCAGCAAGAAGTCGCGAAACTGCGCGAATTCATCCAGCGTGCGTACGATCTGGGCGCTGATGTTCGTCAGAAAGTTGACCTGAGTACCTTCAGCGATGAAGAAGTTATGCGTCTGGCTGAAAACCTGCGCAAAGGTATGCCAATCGCAACGCCGGTCTTCGACGGTGCGAAAGAAGCAGAAATTAAAGAGCTGCTGAAACTTGGCGACCTGCCGACTTCTGGTCAGATCCGCCTGTACGACGGTCGCACTGGTGAACAGTTCGAGCGTCCGGTAACCGTTGGTTACATGTACATGCTGAAACTGAACCACCTGGTCGACGACAAGATGCACGCGCGTTCCACCGGTTCTTACAGCCTGGTTACTCAGCAGCCGCTGGGTGGTAAGGCACAGTTCGGTGGTCAGCGTTTCGGGGAGATGGAAGTGTGGGCGCTGGAAGCATATGGCGCAGCATACACCCTGCAGGAAATGCTCACCGTTAAGTCTGATGACGTGAACGGCCGTACTAAGATGTATAAAAACATCGTGGACGGCAACCATCAGATGGAGCCGGGCATGCCAGAATCCTTCAACGTATTGTTGAAAGAGATTCGTTCGCTGGGTATCAACATCGAACTGGAAGACGAGTAA
- the rplL gene encoding 50S ribosomal protein L7/L12 produces MSITKDQIIEAVAAMSVMDVVELISAMEEKFGVSAAAAVAVAAGPVEAAEEKTEFDVILKAAGANKVAVIKAVRGATGLGLKEAKDLVESAPAALKEGVSKDDAEALKKALEEAGAEVEVK; encoded by the coding sequence ATGTCTATCACTAAAGATCAAATCATTGAAGCAGTTGCAGCTATGTCTGTAATGGACGTTGTAGAACTGATCTCTGCAATGGAAGAAAAATTCGGTGTTTCCGCTGCTGCTGCTGTAGCTGTAGCTGCTGGCCCGGTTGAAGCTGCTGAAGAAAAAACTGAATTCGACGTAATTCTGAAAGCTGCTGGCGCTAACAAAGTTGCTGTTATCAAAGCAGTACGTGGCGCAACTGGCCTGGGTCTGAAAGAAGCTAAAGACCTGGTTGAATCTGCACCGGCTGCTCTGAAAGAAGGCGTGAGCAAAGACGACGCAGAAGCACTGAAAAAAGCTCTGGAAGAAGCTGGCGCTGAAGTTGAAGTTAAATAA
- the rplJ gene encoding 50S ribosomal protein L10 produces MALNLQDKQAIVAEVSEVAKGALSAVVADSRGVTVDKMTELRKAGREAGVYMRVVRNTLLRRAVEGTPFECLKDAFVGPTLIAYSMEHPGAAARLFKEFAKANAKFEVKAAAFEGELIPASQIDRLATLPTYEEAIARLMATMKEASAGKLVRTLAAVRDAKEAA; encoded by the coding sequence ATGGCTTTAAATCTTCAAGACAAACAAGCGATTGTTGCTGAAGTCAGCGAAGTAGCCAAAGGCGCGCTGTCTGCAGTAGTTGCGGATTCCCGTGGCGTAACTGTAGATAAAATGACTGAACTGCGTAAAGCAGGTCGCGAAGCTGGCGTATACATGCGTGTTGTTCGTAACACCCTGCTGCGCCGTGCTGTTGAAGGTACTCCGTTCGAGTGCCTGAAAGATGCGTTTGTTGGTCCGACCCTGATTGCATACTCTATGGAACACCCGGGCGCTGCTGCTCGTCTGTTCAAAGAGTTCGCGAAAGCGAATGCAAAATTTGAGGTCAAAGCCGCTGCCTTTGAAGGTGAGCTGATCCCGGCGTCTCAGATCGACCGCCTGGCAACTCTGCCGACCTACGAAGAAGCAATTGCACGCCTGATGGCAACCATGAAAGAAGCTTCGGCTGGCAAACTGGTTCGTACTCTGGCTGCTGTACGCGATGCGAAAGAAGCTGCTTAA
- the rplA gene encoding 50S ribosomal protein L1 — translation MAKLTKRMRVIREKVDATKQYDINEAIALLKELATAKFVESVDVAVNLGIDARKSDQNVRGATVLPHGTGRSVRVAVFTQGANAEAAKAAGAELVGMEDLADQIKKGEMNFDVVIASPDAMRVVGQLGQVLGPRGLMPNPKVGTVTPNVAEAVKNAKAGQVRYRNDKNGIIHTTIGKVDFDADKLKENLEALLVALKKAKPTQAKGVYIKKVSISTTMGAGVAVDQAGLSASVN, via the coding sequence ATGGCTAAACTGACCAAGCGCATGCGTGTTATCCGCGAGAAAGTTGATGCAACCAAACAGTACGACATCAACGAAGCTATCGCTCTGCTGAAAGAACTGGCGACTGCTAAATTCGTAGAAAGCGTGGACGTAGCTGTTAACCTCGGCATCGACGCTCGTAAATCTGACCAGAACGTACGTGGTGCAACTGTACTGCCGCACGGTACTGGCCGTTCCGTTCGCGTAGCCGTATTTACCCAGGGTGCAAACGCTGAAGCTGCTAAAGCTGCAGGTGCTGAACTGGTAGGTATGGAAGATCTGGCTGACCAGATCAAGAAAGGCGAAATGAACTTTGACGTTGTTATTGCTTCTCCGGATGCAATGCGCGTTGTTGGCCAGCTGGGCCAGGTTCTGGGTCCGCGCGGCCTGATGCCAAACCCGAAAGTGGGTACTGTAACGCCGAACGTTGCTGAAGCGGTTAAAAACGCTAAAGCTGGCCAGGTTCGTTACCGTAACGACAAAAACGGCATCATCCACACCACCATCGGTAAAGTGGACTTTGACGCTGACAAACTGAAAGAAAACCTGGAAGCTCTGCTGGTTGCGCTGAAAAAAGCAAAACCGACTCAGGCGAAAGGCGTGTACATCAAGAAAGTTAGCATCTCTACCACCATGGGTGCAGGTGTTGCAGTTGACCAGGCTGGCCTGAGCGCTTCTGTAAACTAA
- the rplK gene encoding 50S ribosomal protein L11 → MAKKVQAYVKLQVAAGMANPSPPVGPALGQQGVNIMEFCKAFNAKTDSIEKGLPIPVVITVYADRSFTFVTKTPPAAVLLKKAAGIKSGSGKPNKDKVGKISRAQLQEIAQTKAADMTGADIEAMTRSIEGTARSMGLVVED, encoded by the coding sequence ATGGCTAAGAAAGTACAAGCCTATGTCAAGCTGCAGGTTGCAGCTGGTATGGCTAACCCGAGTCCGCCAGTAGGTCCGGCTCTGGGTCAGCAGGGCGTAAACATCATGGAATTCTGCAAAGCGTTCAACGCAAAAACTGATTCCATCGAAAAAGGTCTGCCGATTCCGGTAGTAATCACTGTTTACGCTGACCGTTCTTTCACTTTCGTTACCAAGACTCCGCCGGCAGCAGTTCTGCTGAAAAAAGCGGCTGGTATCAAGTCTGGTTCCGGTAAGCCGAACAAAGACAAAGTGGGTAAAATTTCCCGCGCTCAGCTGCAGGAAATCGCGCAGACCAAAGCTGCCGACATGACTGGTGCCGACATTGAAGCGATGACTCGCTCCATCGAAGGTACTGCACGTTCCATGGGCCTGGTAGTGGAGGACTAA
- the nusG gene encoding transcription termination/antitermination protein NusG: MSEAPKKRWYVVQAFSGFEGRVATSLREHIKLHNMEELFGEVMVPTEEVVEIRGGQRRKSERKFFPGYVLVQMVMNDASWHLVRSVPRVMGFIGGTSDRPAPISDKEVDAIMNRLQQVGDKPRPKTLFEPGEMVRVNDGPFADFNGVVEEVDYEKSRLKVSVSIFGRATPVELDFSQVEKA; encoded by the coding sequence ATGTCTGAAGCTCCTAAAAAGCGCTGGTACGTCGTTCAGGCGTTTTCCGGTTTTGAAGGCCGCGTAGCAACGTCGCTGCGTGAGCATATCAAATTACACAACATGGAAGAGTTGTTTGGTGAAGTCATGGTACCAACCGAAGAAGTGGTTGAAATCCGTGGCGGTCAGCGTCGCAAAAGCGAACGTAAATTCTTCCCTGGCTACGTCCTCGTTCAGATGGTGATGAACGACGCGAGCTGGCACCTGGTGCGCAGCGTACCGCGTGTGATGGGCTTCATCGGCGGTACTTCCGATCGTCCTGCGCCAATCAGCGATAAAGAAGTCGATGCGATTATGAACCGCCTGCAGCAGGTTGGTGATAAGCCGCGTCCGAAAACGTTGTTTGAACCGGGTGAAATGGTCCGTGTTAATGATGGTCCGTTCGCTGACTTCAACGGCGTTGTTGAAGAAGTTGATTACGAGAAATCTCGTCTGAAAGTGTCTGTTTCTATCTTCGGTCGTGCGACCCCTGTAGAGCTGGACTTCAGCCAGGTTGAAAAAGCTTAA
- the secE gene encoding preprotein translocase subunit SecE, whose product MSANTEAQGSGRGLEAMKWVVVVALLLVAIVGNYLYRDIMLPLRALAVVILIAAAGGVALLTTKGKATVAFAREARTEVRKVIWPTRQETLHTTLIVAAVTAVMSLILWGLDGILVRLVSFITGLRF is encoded by the coding sequence ATGAGTGCGAATACCGAAGCTCAAGGAAGCGGGCGCGGCCTGGAAGCGATGAAGTGGGTCGTTGTGGTGGCATTGCTCCTGGTAGCGATTGTCGGCAACTACCTTTATCGCGACATTATGCTGCCGCTGCGTGCGCTGGCCGTAGTAATTCTGATTGCTGCAGCGGGTGGTGTCGCGCTGTTAACGACAAAAGGTAAAGCAACCGTTGCTTTTGCCCGTGAAGCGCGTACCGAAGTCCGTAAGGTCATTTGGCCGACTCGCCAGGAAACATTGCACACCACGCTGATTGTGGCTGCGGTTACCGCAGTAATGTCACTGATCCTGTGGGGACTGGATGGTATTCTGGTTCGCCTGGTATCCTTTATCACTGGCCTGAGGTTCTGA
- the tuf gene encoding elongation factor Tu: MSKEKFERTKPHVNVGTIGHVDHGKTTLTAAITTVLAKTYGGAARAFDQIDNAPEEKARGITINTSHVEYDTPTRHYAHVDCPGHADYVKNMITGAAQMDGAILVVAATDGPMPQTREHILLGRQVGVPYIIVFLNKCDMVDDEELLELVEMEVRELLSQYDFPGDDTPIVRGSALKALEGDAEWEAKILELAGFLDSYIPEPERAIDKPFLLPIEDVFSISGRGTVVTGRVERGIIKVGEEVEIVGIKETQKSTCTGVEMFRKLLDEGRAGENVGVLLRGIKREEIERGQVLAKPGTIKPHTKFESEVYILSKDEGGRHTPFFKGYRPQFYFRTTDVTGTIELPEGVEMVMPGDNIKMVVTLIHPIAMDDGLRFAIREGGRTVGAGVVAKVLS; the protein is encoded by the coding sequence ATGTCTAAAGAAAAGTTTGAACGTACAAAACCGCACGTTAACGTCGGTACTATCGGCCACGTTGACCATGGTAAAACAACGCTGACCGCTGCAATCACTACCGTACTGGCTAAAACCTACGGCGGTGCTGCTCGCGCATTCGACCAGATCGATAACGCGCCGGAAGAAAAAGCTCGTGGTATCACCATCAACACTTCTCACGTTGAATACGACACCCCGACCCGTCACTACGCGCACGTAGACTGCCCGGGGCACGCCGACTATGTTAAAAACATGATCACCGGTGCTGCTCAGATGGACGGCGCGATCCTGGTAGTTGCTGCGACTGACGGCCCGATGCCGCAGACTCGTGAGCACATCCTGCTGGGTCGTCAGGTAGGCGTTCCGTACATCATCGTGTTCCTGAACAAATGCGACATGGTTGATGACGAAGAGCTGCTGGAACTGGTTGAAATGGAAGTTCGTGAACTTCTGTCTCAGTACGACTTCCCGGGCGACGACACTCCGATCGTTCGTGGTTCTGCTCTGAAAGCGCTGGAAGGCGACGCAGAGTGGGAAGCGAAAATCCTGGAACTGGCTGGCTTCCTGGATTCCTACATTCCGGAACCAGAGCGTGCGATTGACAAGCCGTTCCTGCTGCCGATCGAAGACGTATTCTCCATCTCCGGTCGTGGTACCGTTGTTACCGGTCGTGTAGAACGCGGTATCATCAAAGTTGGTGAAGAAGTTGAAATCGTTGGTATCAAAGAGACTCAGAAGTCTACCTGTACTGGCGTTGAAATGTTCCGCAAACTGCTGGACGAAGGCCGTGCTGGTGAGAACGTAGGTGTTCTGCTGCGTGGTATCAAACGTGAAGAAATCGAACGTGGTCAGGTACTGGCTAAGCCGGGCACCATCAAGCCGCACACCAAGTTCGAATCTGAAGTGTACATTCTGTCCAAAGATGAAGGCGGTCGTCATACTCCGTTCTTCAAAGGCTACCGTCCGCAGTTCTACTTCCGTACTACTGACGTGACTGGTACCATCGAACTGCCGGAAGGTGTAGAGATGGTAATGCCGGGCGACAACATCAAAATGGTTGTTACCCTGATCCACCCGATCGCGATGGACGACGGTCTGCGTTTCGCAATCCGTGAAGGCGGCCGTACCGTTGGCGCGGGCGTTGTAGCAAAAGTTCTGAGCTAA
- the coaA gene encoding type I pantothenate kinase translates to MSIKEQTLMTPYLQFDRNQWAALRDSVPMTLSEDEIARLKGINEDLSLEEVAEIYLPLSRLLNFYISSNLRRQAVLEQFLGTNGQRIPYIISIAGSVAVGKSTTARVLQALLSRWPEHRRVELITTDGFLHPNQVLKERGLMKKKGFPESYDMHRLVKFVSDLKSGVPNVTAPVYSHLIYDVIPDGDKTVVQPDILILEGLNVLQSGMDYPHDPHHVFVSDFVDFSIYVDAPEDLLQTWYINRFLKFREGAFTDPDSYFHNYAKLTKEEAIKTAMTLWKEINWLNLKQNILPTRERASLILTKSANHAVEEVRLRK, encoded by the coding sequence ATGAGTATAAAAGAGCAAACGTTAATGACGCCTTACCTACAGTTTGACCGCAACCAGTGGGCAGCTCTGCGTGATTCCGTACCTATGACGTTATCGGAAGATGAGATCGCCCGTCTCAAAGGTATTAATGAAGATCTCTCGTTAGAAGAAGTTGCCGAGATCTATTTACCTCTGTCACGTTTGCTGAACTTCTATATAAGCTCGAATCTGCGCCGTCAGGCAGTTCTGGAACAGTTTCTTGGTACCAACGGGCAACGCATTCCTTACATTATCAGTATTGCTGGTAGTGTCGCGGTGGGGAAAAGTACAACCGCCCGTGTATTGCAGGCGCTATTAAGCCGTTGGCCGGAACATCGTCGTGTTGAACTGATCACTACAGATGGCTTCCTTCACCCTAATCAGGTTCTGAAAGAACGTGGTCTGATGAAGAAGAAAGGCTTCCCGGAATCGTATGATATGCATCGCCTGGTGAAGTTTGTTTCCGATCTCAAATCCGGCGTGCCAAACGTTACAGCCCCTGTTTACTCGCATCTTATTTATGATGTGATCCCGGATGGAGATAAAACTGTTGTTCAGCCTGATATTTTAATTCTTGAAGGGTTAAATGTCTTACAGAGCGGGATGGATTATCCACACGATCCACATCATGTATTTGTTTCTGATTTTGTCGATTTTTCGATATATGTTGATGCACCGGAAGACTTACTTCAGACGTGGTATATCAACCGTTTTCTGAAATTCCGCGAAGGGGCTTTTACAGACCCGGATTCCTATTTTCATAACTACGCGAAATTAACTAAAGAAGAAGCTATTAAGACTGCCATGACATTGTGGAAAGAGATCAACTGGCTGAACTTAAAGCAAAATATTCTACCTACTCGCGAGCGTGCCAGTTTAATCCTGACGAAAAGTGCTAATCATGCAGTAGAAGAGGTCAGACTACGCAAATAA
- the birA gene encoding bifunctional biotin--[acetyl-CoA-carboxylase] ligase/biotin operon repressor BirA translates to MKDNTVPLKLIALLANGEFHSGEQLGETLGMSRAAINKHIQTLRDWGVDVFTVPGKGYSLPEPIQLLNAEKILSQLDDGSVAVLPVIDSTNQYLLDRIGELKSGDACVAEYQHAGRGRRGRKWFSPFGANLYLSMFWRLEQGPAAAIGLSLVIGIVMAEVLRKLGADKVRVKWPNDLYLQDRKLAGILVELTGKTGDAAQIVIGAGINMAMRRVEESVVNQGWITLQEAGINLDRNTLAAMLIRELRAALELFEQEGLTPYLSRWEKLDNFINRPVKLIIGDKEIFGISRGIDKQGALLLEQDGIIKPWMGGEISLRSAEK, encoded by the coding sequence ATGAAGGATAACACCGTGCCACTGAAATTGATCGCCCTGTTAGCGAATGGCGAATTTCACTCTGGCGAGCAGTTGGGTGAAACGCTGGGAATGAGCCGGGCGGCTATTAATAAACACATTCAGACACTGCGTGACTGGGGCGTTGATGTATTTACTGTTCCGGGTAAAGGATACAGCTTGCCCGAGCCAATCCAGTTACTTAATGCCGAAAAGATATTGAGTCAGCTGGATGACGGCAGTGTAGCCGTGCTGCCAGTTATTGACTCCACGAATCAGTATCTCCTGGACCGCATCGGAGAGCTTAAATCTGGCGATGCCTGTGTTGCAGAATACCAGCATGCTGGCCGTGGTCGTCGTGGTCGGAAATGGTTTTCGCCTTTTGGCGCGAACTTATATTTGTCGATGTTCTGGCGTCTGGAACAGGGCCCGGCGGCGGCGATTGGTTTAAGTCTGGTTATCGGTATCGTGATGGCGGAAGTATTACGCAAGCTGGGTGCAGATAAAGTTCGTGTTAAATGGCCTAATGACCTCTATCTGCAGGATCGCAAGCTGGCAGGCATTCTTGTGGAGCTGACTGGCAAAACCGGCGATGCGGCGCAAATAGTCATTGGTGCAGGGATCAACATGGCAATGCGTCGTGTTGAAGAGAGTGTCGTTAATCAAGGGTGGATCACGCTGCAGGAAGCCGGGATCAATCTCGATCGTAATACTCTTGCGGCCATGCTGATACGTGAATTACGCGCGGCGCTGGAACTCTTCGAGCAAGAAGGATTGACACCTTATCTTTCGCGCTGGGAAAAGTTGGATAATTTTATTAATCGCCCAGTGAAACTTATCATTGGTGATAAAGAAATATTTGGCATTTCACGCGGAATAGACAAACAGGGTGCTTTATTACTTGAGCAGGATGGAATAATAAAACCCTGGATGGGCGGTGAAATATCCCTGCGTAGTGCAGAAAAATAA